One region of Wyeomyia smithii strain HCP4-BCI-WySm-NY-G18 chromosome 3, ASM2978416v1, whole genome shotgun sequence genomic DNA includes:
- the LOC129729949 gene encoding uncharacterized protein LOC129729949 codes for MPASCTVPDCELKYAHSEDVSYHKYPLKKPEQLAKWIEFAGRNPEWLPTKWSTICSRHFKATDFKDCIYRKNLVSTAIPSIRVKKHSDKLAAYAPEKSKENKETTDTPPEHGEIHEAETDQEELSGGEDTHMLEMTCRLCGTVFSRWCQSLLSEFRMYAALIAKCLPFVNLELMHYPSKVCANCVKVLNGFSTYYDNVVKVQGDLEQKYTGICEQYSTYKPMTDVPSRTMKIKQEPLTSIKEETIDFAAKGREAENSLIIKNPNITNDKKKLILFNNSQTNEGQYTKHNRESKNCEILEIVNLYPPIVDITSATIREVQPYEITLPSSLSNATCQPCAPQIINLKTENTAELEEEYEDYSGYFQDFMAGFTAWEEHSYSKLPIQADDNKDELFPTHMELEPIEPIQLGNSATVRVIHVELPPPQPVVAEFACSRCHEKRFRSRVQLLRHKILHCSSRVVRSYRCFYCQRSLCSWHERKMHFSVCRRRMLRQRRRNDMVKRAKENSKHDRNTEETSSSGKTNRRFDCTMCDRSYTRLYNLKRHKASHRPVDQWNHKCGVCQKIFDKLFDLKKHFQLSKCAGSSGDRSKFSQHKPDEDTSGEEIVSLQAAGTPSDRLLYVCSTCTKQFKSYNSLKVHESVHTGLKVFICETCGKRFGGQVNLSQHRLTHIDEKRFTCKLCPKVFKRSGGLGQHVKAFHMKIKPYQCTVCRRDFALKADMIRCRHSKLKDFG; via the exons GTTGCCTACCAAGTGGAGCACGATATGCAGTCGACATTTTAAAGCAACCGACTTTAAGGATTGCATCTATCG TAAGAATCTAGTCAGTACAGCAATTCCATCAATTCGAGTGAAAAAGCATTCTGACAAATTGGCTGCATATGCGCCTGAAAAATCGAAGGAGAACAAAGAGACAACAGACACGCCACCGGAACATGGTGAAATACACGAAGCGGAAACAGATCAGGAAGAGCTATCCGGGGGAGAGGATACACACATGTTAGAAATGACTTGTAGGCTGTGTGGAACGGTGTTCAGCAGATGGTGCCAAAGCTTGCTATCGGAATTCCGAATGTATGCGGCATTGATTGCCAAGTGTTTACCGTTTGTTAATCTGGAACTTATGCATTACCCTTCTAAGGTTTGTGCTAATTGTGTGAAAGTATTGAACGGATTTTCAACCTACTACGACAATGTGGTCAAAGTTCAGGGAGATCTCGAGCAAAAATACACTGGGATCTGTGAACAGTATTCTACTTACAAACCTATGACAGATGTGCCCTCTCGAACGATGAAAATCAAACAGGAACCACTAACAAGCATTAAGGAAGAAACTATCGATTTTGCCGCAAAGGGAAGGGAAGCAGAAAATTCTTTGATTATCAAAAACCCGAATATTACAAACGACAAGAAAAAGTTAATACTGTTTAATAACAGTCAGACAAATGAAGGACAATATACGAAACACAACAGGGAATCCAAAAACTGCGAGATACTTGAGATTGTCAATTTATATCCTCCTATTGTCGACATAACCAGTGCAACTATTCGGGAGGTTCAGCCTTATGAAATCACATTGCCATCATCACTATCTAACGCAACCTGTCAACCATGCGCTCCGCAGATAATTAATTTGAAAACGGAAAACACCGCAGAACTGGAGGAGGAATATGAAGACTATTCTGGTTATTTTCAAGACTTTATGGCCGGTTTTACAGCGTGGGAAGAACACAGCTACTCCAAGCTCCCCATACAAGCGGACGATAACAAAGATGAACTATTTCCAACTCACATGGAGCTAGAGCCAATAGAGCCCATACAATTGGGTAATTCTGCGACTGTCAGGGTAATTCATGTTGAGTTACCGCCTCCACAACCCGTTGTTGCTGAATTTGCCTGTTCAAGGTGTCACGAGAAAAGGTTCCGTTCGCGAGTTCAATTGCTTCGCCATAAAATTTTACACTGTTCGTCAAGAGTAGTTCGTTCGTATCGTTGCTTTTATTGTCAGCGAAGTTTGTGTTCTTGGCATGAACGGAAAATGCATTTTTCCGTATGTCGCCGCAGGATGCTTAGACAACGGCGAAGAAACGATATGGTTAAAAGAGCAAAAGAGAACAGTAAACACGACCGGAACACTGAAGAAACATCATCGTCGGGCAAGACAAACAGGCGTTTCGATTGCACAATGTGCGACCGGTCATATACTAGGCTTTATAACTTGAAACGCCACAAGGCTAGCCACAGACCCGTTGACCAGTGGAATCATAAATGTGGCGTGTGTCAGAAAATTTTCGACAAGCTGTTCGATCTTAAGAAACATTTTCAGTTGTCTAAATGTGCTGGCAGCAGTGGGGATAGGAGTAAATTTTCGCAGCACAAGCCAGACGAAGATACGAGCGGGGAAGAAATTGTGTCTTTGCAGGCCGCTGGTACACCTTCGGATAGGCTGCTCTATGTTTGTTCCACTTGCACCAAACAGTTTAAATCGTACAACAGTCTAAAAGTACACGAAAGTGTTCATACAG gtttaaAAGTTTTCATCTGTGAAACATGTGGGAAACGATTCGGTGGTCAGGTCAATCTCAGCCAGCATCGGCTGACGCATATTGATGAAAAACGATTTACGTGCAAGTTATGTCCTAAG GTTTTCAAGAGAAGTGGCGGTCTTGGCCAACACGTGAAGGCTTTCCATATGAAAATCAAACCGTACCAGTGTACAGTGTGTCGTAGGGATTTTGCCTTAAAAGCCGACATGATACGATGCCGACATTCAAAGTTGAAGGATTTTGGCTAG